Proteins found in one Geomonas subterranea genomic segment:
- a CDS encoding NUDIX hydrolase yields the protein MEAGPVPAAVLLPLFLKNGEYHILFTKRTTHLTHHSGEISFPGGRCEESDRDSADTATREAWEEVGIDPADVEILGELDDCHSIHNYLVTPVVGIFPENYLLTVNDAEIERLIEVPLAHFSKPGVYRVEYWDHKGFKNYPMYFYLYGDDEIWGLTARILKNFLDVFWGVEQAGEESEQF from the coding sequence ATGGAGGCCGGGCCGGTCCCCGCCGCCGTCCTGCTCCCCCTGTTCCTGAAGAACGGGGAATACCACATCCTCTTCACCAAGAGGACCACTCACCTCACCCACCACAGCGGCGAAATCTCCTTTCCCGGCGGGCGCTGCGAGGAAAGCGACCGGGACAGCGCGGATACCGCCACCCGGGAGGCCTGGGAGGAGGTCGGCATCGACCCCGCCGATGTCGAGATCCTGGGCGAGCTGGACGACTGCCACTCCATCCACAACTACCTGGTCACCCCCGTGGTCGGGATCTTCCCGGAAAACTACCTCCTCACCGTGAACGACGCCGAGATCGAACGCCTCATCGAGGTGCCGCTGGCGCACTTCTCCAAACCCGGCGTCTACCGTGTCGAGTACTGGGACCACAAGGGCTTCAAGAACTACCCCATGTACTTCTACCTTTACGGGGATGACGAGATCTGGGGGCTTACCGCCCGCATACTGAAGAACTTCCTGGACGTGTTCTGGGGGGTGGAACAGGCGGGCGAGGAGTCGGAGCAGTTTTAG